A genome region from Desulfovibrio sp. TomC includes the following:
- the asnB gene encoding asparagine synthase (glutamine-hydrolyzing), translating to MCGIAGFIWPGTATPPPADERRALLSAMTGAMAHRGPDGEGLLIDGPAALGHRRLSIIDLAAGSQPMEDPDGRAVVTFNGEIYNYRELKARYAARGFRFRTNSDTEVILAAWLLDGPEGLNALEGMFAFALWDRASRTLFAARDRFGKKPFCYTIQNGVFAFASELTALAKLPFLRLETPVSALMRFVAYEYVPTPETIYKDVFKLRPGHYLLWRDGQLTTAPYWEMPLPGPEPKESEEELCEKLRLLLAQAVKRRLVADVPLGVFLSGGLDSSTVAALTAGMVSRIKTFSIGFTEASYDESRYARLVASRFATDHHERILSADACGSLLPEIVARFDEPMADPSIVPTYLLSQVTRENVTVALGGDGPDELFYGYEYFPAFRLAAGYDKLPAFVRRRLIEPLAKMLPHSAGYVNPRFVADTFLAGATAPQWLRVQTWLSAFTAEAQAGLWRNPAPGMLAPQQLFAPTRELFDSYAADDPLARVGYVFARQYMLDYILVKVDRCSMMHSLEARAPFLDRDLAEFVCRLPSHYKLRGTKRKYLLKKAVADLLPKGILGRGKRGFLIPTADWLRKQLRPQVDVLLGERHLTDQGIFNPKEITRLVSEHATGAADHRKKLWTLLVLQLWLATHKPTIIP from the coding sequence ATGTGCGGCATTGCCGGTTTCATCTGGCCCGGGACAGCAACGCCGCCGCCGGCGGACGAACGTCGGGCGCTGTTGTCCGCCATGACCGGGGCCATGGCCCATCGCGGCCCGGACGGCGAAGGCCTGCTCATCGACGGCCCGGCCGCCCTGGGCCACCGCCGCCTGTCGATCATCGATCTGGCCGCCGGCTCCCAGCCCATGGAAGATCCGGACGGCCGGGCCGTCGTCACCTTTAACGGCGAAATCTACAATTACCGGGAACTCAAGGCCCGCTACGCCGCCCGGGGCTTTCGTTTCCGCACCAATTCCGACACCGAGGTCATCCTGGCCGCCTGGCTGCTCGACGGCCCCGAGGGCCTGAACGCCCTGGAAGGCATGTTCGCCTTTGCCCTGTGGGACCGGGCCAGTCGCACGCTCTTTGCCGCCCGGGACCGCTTCGGCAAAAAGCCGTTCTGCTACACCATCCAAAACGGCGTCTTCGCCTTTGCCTCGGAACTGACCGCCCTGGCCAAGCTGCCCTTTTTGCGCCTGGAAACGCCGGTTTCCGCCTTGATGCGCTTTGTGGCCTACGAATACGTGCCCACCCCGGAGACCATCTACAAAGACGTCTTCAAGCTGCGCCCCGGGCATTATCTCCTGTGGCGCGACGGCCAACTGACCACCGCGCCCTACTGGGAAATGCCCCTGCCCGGTCCCGAGCCCAAAGAGTCGGAAGAGGAACTCTGCGAAAAGCTGCGCCTGCTCCTGGCCCAGGCCGTCAAACGCCGGCTGGTGGCCGACGTGCCCCTTGGCGTCTTTCTCTCCGGCGGCCTCGATTCCTCCACCGTGGCCGCCCTGACCGCCGGCATGGTCAGCCGCATCAAGACCTTCAGCATCGGCTTCACCGAAGCCTCCTACGACGAATCGCGCTACGCCAGGCTCGTGGCCTCGCGCTTTGCCACCGACCACCACGAGCGCATCCTCTCGGCCGACGCCTGCGGTTCGCTGTTGCCGGAAATCGTGGCCCGCTTCGACGAACCCATGGCCGATCCGTCCATCGTGCCCACCTACCTGCTCTCCCAGGTGACCCGGGAAAACGTCACCGTGGCCCTGGGCGGCGACGGGCCGGACGAACTGTTTTACGGCTATGAATATTTCCCGGCCTTTCGTCTGGCCGCCGGCTACGACAAGCTGCCGGCCTTCGTGCGCCGCCGCCTGATCGAACCGCTGGCCAAAATGCTCCCCCACTCGGCCGGCTACGTGAATCCCCGGTTTGTGGCCGACACCTTCCTGGCCGGCGCAACCGCCCCCCAGTGGCTGCGCGTCCAGACCTGGCTGTCCGCCTTCACCGCCGAGGCCCAGGCCGGCCTGTGGCGCAATCCCGCCCCGGGAATGCTCGCCCCGCAACAGCTCTTTGCCCCCACCCGGGAGCTTTTTGACAGCTACGCCGCCGACGATCCCCTGGCCCGGGTCGGTTACGTCTTCGCCCGCCAGTACATGCTCGATTACATCCTGGTCAAAGTCGACCGCTGCTCCATGATGCACTCCCTGGAAGCCCGCGCCCCCTTCCTGGACCGCGATCTGGCCGAATTCGTCTGCCGCCTGCCCTCGCATTACAAACTGCGCGGGACCAAACGCAAATATCTGCTCAAAAAGGCCGTGGCCGATCTGCTGCCCAAGGGCATCCTGGGACGCGGCAAGCGTGGGTTCCTCATCCCCACTGCCGACTGGCTGCGCAAACAACTGCGCCCGCAAGTCGATGTCCTGCTCGGGGAACGCCATCTGACCGACCAGGGCATCTTCAACCCCAAGGAAATCACCCGCCTGGTGAGCGAACACGCCACCGGCGCGGCCGATCATCGCAAAAAACTCTGGACGCTCCTTGTCCTGCAACTCTGGCTCGCCACCCACAAGCCAACCATCATCCCGTGA
- a CDS encoding chemotaxis protein, with amino-acid sequence MAQTNILLETGTNELEIIEFYIDEDTEPGGKPYRAYYGVNVAKVLEIIRLPKVTEMPQTPHPCVIGTFNLRSRVIPLIDLSLWLGKPMARDENTKVIVSEFNKVINAFMVSGVTRIHRLSWSEVEPPSGYVAQFAANNFTGVVKFPDHIVLLLDMEQIIWDLNPALAMKTEREREQLSVPDPAQAPLKTLVVDDSNSIRRLIASYLEKDGFEVIQDINGQNAWDRLAAWREAAAKGGAPLTSNVSLVVTDIEMPSMDGHTLCKKIKDDPVLKTLPVILFSSLINDQLYHKGLSVGADDQVTKPEVGTLAERARKLIEASRAKG; translated from the coding sequence ATGGCGCAAACCAATATTTTGCTGGAGACGGGGACCAACGAGCTTGAGATCATCGAGTTCTACATCGATGAGGATACCGAGCCGGGCGGCAAGCCGTACCGGGCGTATTACGGGGTCAACGTAGCCAAGGTGCTGGAGATCATCCGGTTGCCCAAAGTCACGGAGATGCCCCAGACGCCGCACCCCTGCGTGATCGGCACGTTCAACCTGCGCTCGCGGGTCATTCCGCTGATCGATCTGAGCCTGTGGCTCGGCAAGCCCATGGCTCGGGACGAGAACACCAAGGTCATCGTCTCGGAGTTTAACAAGGTCATTAACGCCTTCATGGTGTCGGGCGTCACCCGCATCCACCGCCTGAGCTGGTCCGAGGTGGAACCGCCCTCGGGCTACGTGGCCCAGTTTGCCGCCAATAATTTCACCGGCGTGGTCAAGTTCCCGGACCACATCGTGTTGCTGCTCGATATGGAGCAGATCATCTGGGATTTAAATCCCGCCCTGGCCATGAAGACCGAGCGTGAACGGGAACAGCTGTCCGTGCCCGATCCTGCCCAGGCCCCCTTGAAGACGCTGGTGGTGGACGACTCCAACTCCATTCGCCGGCTCATCGCTTCGTATCTGGAAAAAGACGGATTCGAGGTCATTCAGGACATTAACGGGCAAAACGCCTGGGACCGGCTGGCGGCATGGCGCGAGGCGGCCGCCAAGGGCGGCGCGCCGCTCACGTCCAACGTCAGTCTGGTTGTGACCGACATCGAAATGCCATCCATGGACGGGCATACGTTGTGCAAGAAAATCAAGGACGACCCGGTGCTCAAGACATTGCCGGTGATCCTTTTCTCGTCGCTCATTAACGACCAGCTGTACCACAAGGGTTTGTCGGTCGGCGCGGATGACCAGGTGACCAAACCCGAGGTCGGCACCCTGGCCGAGCGGGCGCGAAAGCTCATCGAGGCCAGCCGGGCCAAGGGGTAG
- a CDS encoding PilZ domain-containing protein, with the protein MHMLLVVRKGRARDRFVEELSRLGAGCDVADTPEALVQAARRRRYNGVLFDVPTLVREKQLDKRLLQHLAEIYPSARLKYDPVSDLVYALGTDAGPPSRDGLSVFVAACRDFLPRSLRRGERVEANLPAVLRRSPPGDGSLGASGEMTCTLNVSYLGCFLFTTALWAVGDAAWVEFPDVLEGAVPARVVWHEAWARRRAVPGVGLAFLEMPEALRAELSRLGCE; encoded by the coding sequence ATGCATATGCTGCTTGTGGTTCGCAAGGGACGGGCCAGGGACCGATTTGTCGAGGAGCTTTCCCGGCTTGGCGCAGGGTGCGACGTGGCCGATACGCCGGAAGCATTGGTGCAGGCGGCCCGGCGTCGGCGCTACAACGGGGTGCTCTTTGACGTGCCGACCCTGGTTCGGGAAAAACAGCTGGACAAACGGCTGTTGCAGCATCTGGCCGAGATTTATCCTTCGGCGCGCCTCAAATATGATCCGGTCTCGGATCTGGTCTATGCCCTGGGCACGGACGCCGGGCCGCCGTCGCGGGACGGACTCTCGGTGTTTGTGGCGGCCTGCCGTGATTTCCTGCCGCGCAGCCTGCGCCGCGGGGAGCGGGTGGAGGCGAATCTGCCGGCGGTGTTGCGGCGAAGCCCTCCGGGGGACGGGAGCCTCGGCGCAAGCGGCGAAATGACCTGCACGCTCAATGTCTCCTATCTGGGCTGTTTCCTTTTTACGACCGCCCTCTGGGCTGTGGGGGACGCAGCCTGGGTGGAGTTTCCGGATGTGCTGGAAGGGGCGGTGCCGGCGCGGGTGGTCTGGCACGAAGCCTGGGCGCGGCGTCGGGCGGTGCCTGGGGTGGGCCTGGCCTTTTTGGAGATGCCGGAGGCGCTGCGCGCGGAATTGAGCCGGCTCGGCTGCGAATAG
- a CDS encoding helix-turn-helix transcriptional regulator — protein sequence MTTPQNLSDSALLRLPQVVGDQKRGIAPLVPVCKSTWWQWVREGKAPKPVRIGPRCVAWRASEIRVFLDGLKA from the coding sequence ATGACTACCCCACAGAACCTTTCCGATTCGGCTTTGTTGCGCCTACCCCAGGTGGTGGGCGACCAGAAGCGCGGTATTGCCCCCCTTGTCCCTGTCTGCAAAAGCACCTGGTGGCAATGGGTCCGTGAGGGCAAGGCCCCGAAGCCTGTCCGCATCGGACCGCGTTGCGTCGCCTGGCGCGCCTCTGAAATTCGGGTCTTTCTTGATGGCCTGAAAGCGTAG
- a CDS encoding tyrosine-type recombinase/integrase has product MLTDTAVRNAKPGAKAVKLFDGGGLYLEVAPSGGKWWRLKYRHGGKEKRISLGVYPAVGLKDARTRRDEARKLIANGVDPSKARQEEKAEAAAEALTFEHVAREWYERFKPKWSASHSLDVIQRLEKNVFASLGPRPIRDITAPELLAAVRLIEGRGAVESARRILQMCGQIFRYAIATGQADRDIAADLRGSLPPAREKHHASLTDPKAVAQLLRAIDGYEGSMVARCALRLAPLVFVRPGELRHAEWSEIDLDKAEWRIPAAKMKMKEQHIVPLSRQAVAILLELHPLTGAGKYVFPSVRTSARPMSENTVLAALRRMGYTKDEMTGHGFRSMASTLLNEMGWNRDAIERQLAHAERNAVRAAYNFAEHLPERRKMMQAWADYLEKLKAGAKVTPLHAAAGE; this is encoded by the coding sequence ATGCTCACAGATACCGCAGTACGAAACGCAAAACCGGGAGCCAAAGCCGTCAAGCTGTTTGACGGTGGCGGCCTGTACTTGGAAGTTGCCCCGTCTGGGGGCAAGTGGTGGCGGCTCAAATATCGCCACGGGGGGAAAGAGAAGCGTATTTCCCTCGGCGTCTACCCTGCTGTGGGATTGAAGGACGCCCGTACCCGCCGTGACGAAGCGCGTAAACTCATTGCCAATGGCGTGGACCCGAGCAAGGCCCGTCAGGAAGAGAAGGCAGAGGCTGCAGCCGAGGCCCTGACCTTCGAGCATGTGGCCCGTGAATGGTATGAGCGCTTCAAACCCAAGTGGTCCGCCTCCCACTCCCTGGACGTGATCCAGCGGCTTGAAAAGAACGTCTTTGCCTCCCTTGGTCCCAGGCCCATCCGCGACATTACCGCTCCCGAGCTTTTGGCCGCCGTCCGACTTATTGAAGGCCGTGGAGCCGTTGAAAGCGCCCGCCGCATCCTGCAAATGTGCGGTCAAATTTTTCGCTATGCCATCGCCACGGGACAGGCTGATCGGGACATTGCCGCCGATTTGCGCGGATCGCTGCCTCCTGCCAGGGAGAAGCACCACGCCAGCCTCACGGACCCCAAGGCCGTGGCACAACTGCTGAGAGCCATAGACGGTTACGAGGGCTCTATGGTGGCTCGTTGCGCCTTGCGTCTTGCCCCGCTTGTTTTTGTCCGCCCCGGCGAACTGCGCCATGCGGAATGGTCAGAAATCGACTTGGACAAGGCCGAATGGCGCATTCCCGCTGCCAAGATGAAGATGAAGGAGCAACATATTGTGCCGCTGTCCCGGCAGGCCGTTGCCATCCTGCTGGAACTGCATCCCCTGACCGGGGCGGGCAAGTACGTGTTCCCGTCCGTGCGGACCTCGGCAAGGCCCATGTCCGAAAACACCGTTTTGGCCGCCCTGCGTCGCATGGGCTACACCAAGGACGAAATGACCGGCCACGGCTTTCGCTCCATGGCAAGCACCCTACTCAATGAAATGGGCTGGAACCGGGATGCCATCGAGCGCCAGCTTGCCCATGCCGAGCGCAACGCTGTCCGGGCGGCCTATAACTTTGCGGAGCATTTGCCCGAGCGCCGCAAGATGATGCAGGCCTGGGCCGACTACTTGGAGAAGCTCAAAGCCGGGGCGAAGGTGACGCCGCTGCACGCGGCGGCTGGCGAGTAG
- a CDS encoding methyl-accepting chemotaxis protein: MHLKKTFRTVFLVPLLLIVAAGLGGLVWLGASSTEDASTATFRDDLPVIASAIVRDVSESMQLKAQALRAWASLPVVQAAAAGGQHEAFQKFMGDTIAVMPSLGVAYTNLYAMDGNQVASSRPGPLAGTNIASRDYFQAVIKDGKDQFLSKALISNLTQKPVAIFSQAVKSPQGALVGLLTATVDLQNLTDSITAIRIGSTGRVLVFEADGAAIAHPDPAQILKKDAANDPFIQQALASQDKGLRTAPDGRIAMVTRDAFTGWVFAVMAPMEDLHARVQSTVGRLALLAGLIVVVLIAVLWAMTARMVSAPLTRCVAFAREVMAGNLDRELRTDAVCTEFRELAQSLGSMVAAQKQALADIAEKEVLAQAETRKAVDATRQAKDALELAQRSKAEGMCAAADKIEDVVGIISAVSGALSSQVEQSRRGAETQARRLDETATAMEEMSATVLEVAKNAANAADTANNARGKAQDGAQLVSQVLTGITRVQRETLDLKSDMTELGQQADGIGQVINVISDIADQTNLLALNAAIEAARAGEAGRGFAVVADEVRKLAEKTMTATSEVGNAIRAIQAGTRKNIEGVDSAAAGIDQTTGLANQSGTSLGEIVSLVDLSTDQVRSIATASEEQSAASEEINRSIADVSAISSETADIMLQADRAVGELADQVQALRDLVAALQAEGSATTTALPGGPAAGRPGLPAGRKS, translated from the coding sequence ATGCATCTGAAAAAGACCTTCAGGACGGTCTTTCTGGTCCCGCTGCTGCTGATTGTGGCGGCCGGCCTGGGCGGCTTGGTCTGGCTTGGTGCATCCAGCACCGAAGACGCCTCCACAGCCACGTTCCGGGATGATCTCCCGGTCATCGCATCGGCCATCGTCAGGGATGTCTCCGAATCCATGCAGCTCAAAGCCCAGGCACTTCGTGCCTGGGCCAGCCTGCCCGTGGTCCAGGCCGCAGCCGCCGGCGGCCAGCATGAAGCCTTCCAGAAATTCATGGGCGACACCATCGCCGTCATGCCCTCCCTTGGCGTCGCCTACACCAACCTGTACGCCATGGACGGAAATCAGGTGGCTTCCTCCAGGCCGGGACCGCTGGCCGGGACCAACATCGCCAGCCGTGACTATTTTCAGGCCGTGATCAAGGACGGCAAGGACCAGTTCCTGTCCAAGGCCCTGATCAGCAATCTCACCCAAAAACCGGTGGCCATCTTTTCCCAGGCCGTCAAATCCCCCCAGGGCGCACTGGTCGGGCTGCTGACGGCGACGGTGGACCTCCAAAACCTGACCGACTCCATCACCGCCATCCGCATCGGCTCCACCGGCCGCGTCCTGGTGTTCGAAGCCGACGGGGCAGCCATCGCCCATCCTGATCCGGCCCAGATACTCAAAAAGGATGCGGCCAACGACCCCTTCATCCAGCAGGCGCTTGCCAGCCAGGACAAGGGCCTGCGGACCGCTCCGGACGGCCGGATCGCCATGGTGACCCGGGACGCCTTTACCGGTTGGGTCTTTGCGGTCATGGCCCCGATGGAGGATCTGCACGCCCGGGTGCAGTCCACGGTCGGACGTCTGGCCCTGCTGGCCGGCCTGATCGTCGTGGTGTTGATCGCGGTGCTGTGGGCCATGACCGCCCGGATGGTGAGCGCCCCGCTGACCCGCTGCGTGGCCTTCGCCAGGGAGGTCATGGCCGGAAACCTGGACCGGGAATTGCGGACCGACGCCGTATGCACGGAGTTCCGGGAACTGGCTCAGTCCCTTGGCAGCATGGTGGCCGCCCAGAAACAGGCCCTGGCCGATATTGCCGAAAAAGAAGTCCTGGCCCAGGCCGAGACTCGAAAAGCCGTCGACGCCACCCGCCAGGCCAAGGACGCCCTGGAGCTGGCCCAACGCTCCAAGGCCGAGGGCATGTGCGCCGCTGCCGACAAGATCGAGGATGTCGTCGGCATCATCAGCGCCGTGTCCGGCGCGTTGTCCTCCCAGGTGGAGCAGTCCAGACGAGGGGCCGAAACCCAGGCCCGACGCCTGGACGAGACCGCCACGGCCATGGAAGAGATGAGCGCCACGGTGCTGGAGGTGGCCAAGAACGCCGCCAACGCCGCCGACACGGCCAACAACGCCAGGGGCAAGGCCCAGGATGGGGCGCAGCTCGTGTCCCAGGTTTTGACGGGCATCACCCGGGTGCAGCGGGAAACCCTTGATCTCAAGAGCGACATGACCGAGCTGGGCCAGCAGGCCGACGGCATCGGCCAGGTCATCAATGTCATTTCCGACATCGCCGACCAGACCAATCTGTTGGCGCTCAACGCCGCCATTGAGGCGGCCCGGGCCGGTGAAGCCGGGCGGGGCTTTGCCGTGGTGGCCGACGAAGTGCGCAAGCTCGCCGAAAAGACCATGACCGCCACCTCGGAGGTGGGCAACGCCATCCGGGCCATCCAGGCGGGAACCCGGAAAAACATTGAGGGCGTGGACAGCGCCGCTGCAGGCATTGACCAGACCACGGGTCTGGCCAACCAATCCGGGACGTCCCTGGGCGAGATCGTTTCCCTGGTGGACCTGTCCACGGATCAGGTGCGTTCCATCGCCACGGCCTCGGAGGAGCAGTCGGCCGCCTCGGAGGAGATCAACCGGTCCATTGCGGACGTCAGCGCCATTTCCAGCGAAACGGCGGACATCATGCTGCAGGCGGACCGGGCCGTGGGCGAGCTGGCCGATCAGGTCCAGGCCCTGCGGGATCTGGTCGCCGCCCTGCAGGCTGAAGGCAGCGCCACAACGACCGCCCTGCCCGGTGGGCCGGCCGCCGGGCGGCCCGGGCTGCCGGCGGGGCGAAAATCGTAA
- a CDS encoding MFS transporter — protein sequence MKAHLDPARPEYALTRDALQATGRRDILLFLLVSTIASTAGIQAWQTLINNFAVETAHLGADAVGFVQSIREVPGFLSMLVIYVLLLLTEQRAASLSILVLGIGLAATGYFPSFWGLTATTLVMSTGFHYYEPLNQSLTLQHFNTFEAPVVLSRIRAVGALANIAVGILIYFMADAMGYKGMFAVVGAVVAMVGVWGLCKKPCETNVAPQKKKMYLRRKYWLYYLLTFLEGSRRQIFIVFAVYLLVKKFDYSIQSITILFVINNAINYFLNPMIGRAINRFGERQLLSIEYAGMIVVFLVYAYTDSHIIAGTMFVLDYLLFNFNVGVRTYYQKIAAPEDMASGMAMGFTINHIAAVVVPVLGGILWMVDYKIPFFIGVGLGVVSLAFTQFIRTPAKA from the coding sequence GTGAAAGCACACCTCGATCCGGCCCGCCCGGAATATGCGCTGACCCGCGACGCCCTGCAGGCCACGGGTCGCCGCGACATCCTCCTGTTCCTGCTCGTCTCGACCATCGCCTCCACGGCCGGCATCCAGGCCTGGCAGACGCTTATAAACAACTTCGCCGTGGAAACCGCCCACCTCGGGGCCGACGCCGTAGGCTTCGTCCAGTCCATCCGCGAGGTGCCGGGCTTTCTCTCCATGCTCGTCATCTATGTGCTGCTGCTCTTGACCGAACAGCGCGCCGCCTCGTTGTCCATCCTGGTGCTCGGCATCGGACTGGCCGCCACCGGCTATTTCCCAAGCTTCTGGGGCCTGACCGCCACCACGCTCGTCATGTCCACGGGCTTTCATTATTACGAGCCGCTCAACCAATCGCTCACGCTGCAGCATTTCAACACCTTCGAGGCCCCAGTGGTGCTCTCGCGCATCCGGGCCGTGGGGGCCCTGGCCAACATTGCCGTTGGCATCCTCATCTATTTCATGGCCGACGCCATGGGCTACAAGGGCATGTTCGCCGTGGTCGGCGCGGTGGTGGCCATGGTCGGCGTGTGGGGGCTTTGCAAGAAACCCTGCGAAACCAATGTCGCGCCCCAGAAAAAGAAGATGTACCTGCGGCGCAAGTACTGGCTCTACTACCTGCTGACCTTCCTGGAAGGCTCACGCCGTCAGATTTTCATCGTTTTCGCCGTCTATCTGCTGGTCAAGAAATTCGACTACTCCATCCAGTCCATCACCATTTTGTTCGTCATCAACAACGCCATCAACTATTTCCTCAATCCCATGATCGGCCGGGCCATCAACCGCTTCGGCGAACGCCAGCTCCTGTCCATCGAATACGCCGGCATGATCGTCGTCTTTCTCGTCTACGCCTACACCGACTCCCACATCATAGCCGGGACGATGTTCGTGCTCGATTACCTGCTGTTTAATTTCAACGTGGGCGTGCGCACCTACTACCAGAAGATCGCCGCTCCCGAAGACATGGCCTCGGGCATGGCCATGGGTTTTACCATCAACCACATCGCCGCCGTGGTCGTGCCTGTCCTTGGCGGCATCCTGTGGATGGTGGACTACAAGATCCCGTTTTTCATCGGCGTGGGCCTGGGCGTCGTCTCCCTGGCCTTCACCCAGTTCATCCGCACGCCGGCCAAGGCGTAG
- a CDS encoding glycosyltransferase family 4 protein — protein sequence MSLPKTAYILLWYPLPSETFIFREVENAKAAGMPFSVYSLYGEARKHLSPQMAAVAPSVTRLGARAIPAVLADMAWWLLTKPIESARILATIPWRRWSCLEVAGENILAMCAGFSLARRFLADGIEHIHAGWANGPATAAWVASRLTGLPFSFSARAGDIYPPDGALAEKLCAAVAVHTNNKANIAYLAGQAPQAAGKIRQIYNSLTLTGRTPSPVHMEPPYRLLAVGRFCRTKGFDVLIDACALLARRNFPFQLTLVGAGLPLPTARIRRRIRAHGLRARVFLPGFVSHDRMSELYAATDIFIMPSVIHASGDRDGIPNVIMEALAHCIPVVATNVSGIPEVVEDGVTGRLVPQRNPEAIAEAIMALAGDRNAALALAKAGQARVAALFDPETNTRSILDFFATMPVRRSR from the coding sequence TTGAGCCTTCCCAAAACAGCCTATATCCTCTTGTGGTATCCACTGCCCTCGGAAACCTTTATTTTCCGCGAGGTGGAGAACGCCAAAGCCGCCGGGATGCCCTTTTCGGTCTATTCCCTCTATGGCGAGGCCCGCAAACACCTTTCGCCCCAGATGGCTGCCGTGGCTCCGTCGGTCACCCGGCTCGGCGCGCGGGCCATTCCCGCCGTCCTGGCCGACATGGCCTGGTGGCTGCTTACAAAGCCCATCGAATCGGCCCGCATCCTGGCCACGATTCCCTGGCGGCGCTGGAGCTGCCTGGAGGTGGCCGGCGAGAACATCCTGGCCATGTGCGCCGGATTTTCCCTGGCCCGGCGGTTTCTGGCCGACGGCATCGAACACATCCATGCCGGCTGGGCCAATGGTCCGGCCACGGCCGCCTGGGTGGCCTCGCGCCTGACCGGCCTGCCCTTTTCCTTTTCCGCCCGGGCCGGCGACATCTACCCGCCAGACGGCGCACTGGCCGAAAAACTGTGCGCCGCCGTGGCTGTCCACACCAACAACAAGGCCAATATCGCCTATCTGGCCGGACAGGCCCCCCAGGCGGCCGGCAAAATCCGCCAGATCTACAACAGCCTGACACTGACCGGCCGCACCCCCTCGCCCGTGCACATGGAGCCGCCCTACCGCCTGCTGGCCGTGGGCCGGTTTTGCCGCACCAAGGGCTTTGACGTCTTAATCGACGCCTGCGCCCTCCTGGCCCGCCGCAATTTCCCCTTCCAGCTCACCCTGGTCGGAGCCGGGCTGCCCCTGCCGACCGCCCGCATCCGCCGCCGCATCCGGGCCCATGGCCTGCGCGCCCGGGTCTTTTTGCCCGGCTTTGTCAGCCACGACCGCATGAGCGAACTCTACGCCGCAACCGACATCTTCATCATGCCAAGCGTCATCCACGCCTCCGGCGACCGCGACGGCATCCCCAACGTCATCATGGAGGCCCTGGCCCACTGCATTCCCGTGGTGGCCACCAACGTCAGCGGCATCCCGGAAGTGGTGGAAGACGGCGTCACCGGCAGGCTCGTCCCCCAGCGCAACCCGGAAGCCATTGCCGAGGCCATTATGGCCCTGGCCGGGGACCGCAACGCCGCCCTGGCCCTGGCCAAAGCCGGCCAGGCCCGCGTGGCCGCCCTGTTCGACCCCGAAACCAACACCCGGTCGATCCTCGATTTCTTCGCCACCATGCCCGTCAGGAGGTCCCGTTAG